The genomic region GGTCGAAGGTGGCCGCGTAGCCGGCCAGCGCCCCGTAGGCGCGGGCACCGCGGGCGCGGGCCGCCTCGGCGTCCTCCAGGACCAGGATCGCCCCGCCCTCGCCGGGCACGTGGCCCGCCGCGTCGCGGTCGAAGGGCAGATAGGCGCGCTCCGGATCGGCGGCGGTGCTGATCCGCCCGCCGGCCAGGTGCGCCGCCCAGCCCCACGGGCAGATCGAGCCGTCGACCCCGCCGGTGACCATCAGGCTGCTGCCCCGGCGCAGTTGGCGCCGCGCCTGGGCCACCGCGTCCAGGCCGCCGGCCTGCTCGCTGACCAGCACGCCGCTGGGGCCGCGCAGGTTGTGCCGGATCGAGATCTGGCCGGTGTTCACCGCGCAGAACCAGGCGAAGGACTGGTAGGCGCTGACGTGCTGCCCGCCCTTGCTCCACAGCGCCTCCAGCTCGCGCTGGCCGAACTCGAAGCCGCCCGCCGAGGCGGCGGTGACCACACCGGCCGCGTACTGCGGCAGCTCGGCCAGCTCGACCTCGGCGTCGCCGATCGCCTCCTCGGCGGCGACCAGGGCGAGTTGGGTCATGTGGTCGGTCTGCGGGATGAGCCGGTTCGGGATGTGCTCCTTGGGGTCGAAGCCCGCAACCTCGCCCGCCAGGGTGGCCGGGTACCGGGCGGCGTCGAACCGGCGCACCGGTCGGATGCCGCTCTCGCCGGCCAGGGTGGCCCGCCACCAGGCCTCGGTGCCCAGGCCGTTGGGGGCCGTCACGCCGATGCCGGTGAAGACCGGGTCGGCGGCCCGGGTGCCGGTCACGGGCTGCTCCAACAGGTCGGCCGTCATGCCGCGGTCCTCCGCTCGGGTCGGGTGA from Kitasatospora azatica KCTC 9699 harbors:
- a CDS encoding ketosynthase chain-length factor, which gives rise to MTADLLEQPVTGTRAADPVFTGIGVTAPNGLGTEAWWRATLAGESGIRPVRRFDAARYPATLAGEVAGFDPKEHIPNRLIPQTDHMTQLALVAAEEAIGDAEVELAELPQYAAGVVTAASAGGFEFGQRELEALWSKGGQHVSAYQSFAWFCAVNTGQISIRHNLRGPSGVLVSEQAGGLDAVAQARRQLRRGSSLMVTGGVDGSICPWGWAAHLAGGRISTAADPERAYLPFDRDAAGHVPGEGGAILVLEDAEAARARGARAYGALAGYAATFDPAPGTGGPPGLQRAAELALSEAGLTVNQIDVVFADAAGVPELDRAEAAAITALFGRSGVPVTAPKTMTGRLAAGGASLDLAAALLSLRDAVIPPTVNVGPLAEGCELDLVTEARPGPLRAALVLARGYNGFNAAAVVTAAQ